From Chryseobacterium sp. IHB B 17019, one genomic window encodes:
- a CDS encoding cold shock domain-containing protein, with the protein MADSFSKKENFKKKLQKKKEKALRREDRKENNDKGKSLDEMFMYVDANGQLTSTPPDNDNKAEVNLDNIQLGAAPIEAEELVKTGIVTFFSEKGYGFITEDKSKENVFFHSNNCTELVKKGNKVSFEKERSPKGFSAVNIKLVK; encoded by the coding sequence ATGGCGGATTCTTTCTCTAAAAAAGAAAATTTCAAGAAAAAACTTCAAAAGAAAAAAGAAAAGGCTCTACGTCGTGAAGATCGTAAAGAGAATAATGACAAAGGCAAAAGTCTTGACGAAATGTTTATGTATGTAGATGCAAACGGACAGTTGACATCTACGCCACCCGATAATGATAACAAGGCTGAGGTAAACCTTGATAATATCCAGTTGGGTGCAGCTCCTATTGAAGCTGAAGAGCTTGTAAAAACAGGAATTGTAACTTTCTTCAGTGAAAAAGGCTACGGATTCATTACCGAAGACAAATCAAAAGAAAATGTTTTCTTCCACAGCAACAACTGTACGGAGCTTGTGAAGAAAGGGAATAAGGTATCATTTGAAAAAGAAAGATCACCTAAAGGATTTTCTGCAGTTAATATCAAATTGGTAAAATAA